Proteins encoded in a region of the Enterococcus gilvus ATCC BAA-350 genome:
- a CDS encoding GNAT family N-acetyltransferase: protein MENYTIRIDVPEVEEYLALRQTCGLSARGKEASKIGLSNSIYSVIIRRSADQKLVGMGRIIGDGGTTYQIVDIAVLPKEQGQGLAKEIMKLLMTHIHNEIDPQAYINLIADRPADDLYKQFGFVETAPESLGMYLKR, encoded by the coding sequence ATGGAGAACTATACCATCCGAATCGATGTTCCAGAAGTCGAAGAATACTTGGCGCTGCGCCAAACTTGCGGCCTGTCTGCCAGAGGAAAAGAAGCGAGTAAGATCGGGTTGAGCAACAGCATCTACTCCGTCATCATTCGCAGAAGCGCTGACCAAAAACTGGTGGGAATGGGGCGAATCATCGGTGACGGCGGGACGACCTATCAAATCGTCGATATCGCCGTGCTTCCGAAAGAACAGGGACAAGGGCTGGCAAAGGAGATCATGAAGCTGTTGATGACGCATATCCATAATGAGATCGATCCGCAGGCGTATATCAATCTGATCGCGGATCGCCCAGCAGATGACCTTTACAAACAGTTTGGCTTCGTTGAGACTGCACCAGAAAGTTTAGGAATGTATTTGAAAAGATAA
- a CDS encoding DUF3267 domain-containing protein: METKSRRTKGKKYETFDAICQEMQEKNYHKQDKTFSAKEGSTLMMLLPVPFIVLVVVGYFWRWGAEASPLWEINFSLFILCFFISIPVHELIHGLAWANYAKKKMKSITFGFNVKELMPYCHCKEALEMKAYKIGVLAPVVVLGGGTFLLSLIFPNTELILLSAFNIFMAAGDLMIFWLARKIHEGVVIDHPELPGFVVFTK; this comes from the coding sequence ATGGAAACAAAGAGTAGGCGCACGAAGGGAAAGAAGTACGAGACCTTTGACGCGATCTGTCAGGAGATGCAGGAAAAGAACTACCATAAACAAGACAAGACGTTTTCAGCTAAGGAAGGGAGCACATTGATGATGCTGCTTCCGGTGCCGTTCATCGTGCTTGTTGTGGTTGGTTATTTTTGGCGCTGGGGAGCGGAGGCATCACCGTTATGGGAAATCAACTTTTCCTTATTCATTCTATGCTTTTTCATTTCGATACCTGTTCATGAGCTGATTCATGGATTGGCTTGGGCAAATTACGCGAAAAAGAAAATGAAAAGCATTACTTTTGGGTTTAACGTCAAGGAATTAATGCCCTATTGCCATTGCAAAGAGGCGTTAGAAATGAAAGCGTATAAGATCGGTGTCTTGGCACCGGTGGTCGTGCTTGGAGGCGGGACATTTTTACTTTCGCTGATTTTTCCAAACACGGAACTGATCCTGCTTTCTGCCTTCAATATCTTCATGGCGGCGGGGGATCTGATGATCTTCTGGCTGGCACGCAAGATCCATGAAGGAGTCGTGATCGATCACCCCGAACTACCAGGATTTGTGGTATTCACAAAGTAA